A DNA window from Pseudoalteromonas spongiae UST010723-006 contains the following coding sequences:
- a CDS encoding MbnP family protein, with translation MSFLFACKEPSTTKIEFVVKQHGIQHTCDERQTLMWFVSEFKSENALSIKPSHFSSNSVALIGANCEKSSWQVELNANDLDGEKLSFAMAVPFNENHLNPLTAASPLNISEMFWSWQLGHKFFRFDGDNDFAFHLGSTGCKSASRLRAPSAQCTYPNRYRFELAQFDVQKPVILDLDRLLSEVDRSRSCMSEQANEICQQLFSNLTTKIFYQE, from the coding sequence ATGAGCTTTTTGTTTGCATGCAAAGAGCCATCGACCACTAAAATTGAATTTGTTGTAAAACAACATGGCATTCAACACACATGTGATGAGCGGCAAACACTTATGTGGTTTGTCTCCGAATTTAAATCGGAAAATGCACTCTCAATCAAGCCTAGTCATTTTTCATCAAACAGCGTTGCCTTAATTGGCGCAAACTGTGAGAAAAGCAGTTGGCAAGTTGAACTAAACGCAAATGATTTAGATGGGGAAAAGCTATCATTTGCGATGGCGGTTCCGTTTAATGAAAATCACCTTAATCCACTTACTGCCGCATCACCACTTAACATTAGTGAAATGTTTTGGAGTTGGCAGTTAGGCCATAAGTTTTTCCGCTTTGATGGCGACAATGACTTTGCTTTCCATTTAGGCAGTACCGGCTGTAAAAGCGCATCGCGTTTACGGGCACCTTCTGCACAATGTACTTACCCAAACCGTTATCGGTTCGAACTAGCTCAATTTGATGTGCAAAAACCAGTTATTTTAGATTTAGATCGTTTACTTTCTGAGGTGGATCGTTCTCGCTCTTGTATGAGCGAACAAGCGAACGAGATTTGTCAGCAGTTATTTAGCAACTTAACAACTAAAATATTTTATCAGGAATAA